A portion of the Maniola hyperantus chromosome 24, iAphHyp1.2, whole genome shotgun sequence genome contains these proteins:
- the LOC117993386 gene encoding myrosinase 1-like, with amino-acid sequence MKLFIIIGLAAVVCDAARWQDRRFPDDFLFGAATAAYQIEGGWNSDDKGESIWDRLTHTNPGFIADRSNGDIAADTFSNYRTDVQMMRELGLDAYRFSIAWSRILPNGISNKVSKAGLTFYNNYINEMVKYNITPMATLYHWDLPQKLQDLGGFMNPNFHEWFEDYARIAFENFGDRVKHWITFNEPREICYEGYGSDTKAPVINATDVGTYYCAKNLVIAHAKAYHAYVNDFKPRQGGVCGITISVNWFGPLTESEDDWLAADVKGQAEWGLYAEPIFSENGGFPAELCEIVARKSAEQGYRRSRMPQFTEEERNLVRGSSDFFGINHYSGSLVSATQYKQPHPVPSLSDDAGVGIYIPPEWPKSASSWLRLSPNSLYYVLTHLDKKYNKPIIYVTENGWSESPKDGYYIDNGRVKYFRAKLNDALDALEAGVNLRGYMAWSLMDNFEWNRGYLERFGLYEVNFKSDNRERRPRKSAFVYKQIIKTRVVDPNYEPDTRTMWIDDGHNNPPTHYNNQYFSGPFSVYFP; translated from the exons ATGAAGCTGTTCATTATTATAGG tttAGCGGCAGTTGTATGCGATGCTGCGCGGTGGCAGGACAGACGGTTTCCAGACGACTTCTTGTTTGGCGCGGCCACTGCCGCCTACCAGATTGAAGGGGGCTGGAATTCAGATG ATAAGGGTGAAAGTATTTGGGATCGTTTGACTCACACAAACCCTGGCTTCATCGCAGACAGAAGCAATGGCGATATCGCGGCTGACACATTCTCCAACTACAGAACGGATGTTCAAATGATGAGAGAACTTGGTCTGGACGCGTACCGATTCTCGATAGCCTGGTCGAGAATTCTGCCCAATGGCATTTCCAACAAAGTCAGTAAAGCTGGCCTTACGTTTTACAACAACTACATTAACGAAATGGTGAAGTACAACATCACACCAATGGCGACATTATACCATTGGGACTTGCCACAAAAACTGCAAGATCTCGGAGGATTTATGAACCCAAACTTCCATGAATGGTTTGAGGATTACGCGCGGATCGCATTCGAGAACTTTGGAGACAGAGTTAAGCACTGGATCACATTTAACGAGCCGAGAGAAATCTGTTACGAAGGTTACGGTTCTGATACTAAAGCACCTGTTATTAATGCAACAGATGTTGGGACGTATTACTGTGCGAAGAACTTAGTGATCGCTCATGCAAAAGCTTATCACGCTTATGTGAACGATTTCAAGCCTAGACAAGGTGGAGTGTGTGGTATCACTATAAGCGTCAATTGGTTCGGGCCATTGACTGAGTCTGAAGATGATTGGTTGGCAGCTGATGTTAAAGGGCAAGCAGAG TGGGGGCTGTACGCTGAACCAATTTTCTCTGAAAACGGAGGCTTTCCTGCAGAACTCTGCGAGATTGTTGCGAGAAAGAGCGCAGAACAGGGCTACCGAAGATCTCGCATGCCACAATTTACTGAAGAAGAGAGGAATCTAGTGCGAGGATCTTCGGATTTCTTCGGAATAAACCACTATTCTGGTAGCCTTGTGTCAGCTACGCAGTACAAGCAACCCCACCCTGTGCCCTCATTGTCTGATGATGCTGGAGTAGGGATCTACATTCCACCAGAATGGCCGAAATCTGCCTCGTCTTGGTTGAGG CTATCACCAAACAGTCTTTACTATGTCCTAACGCACCTCGACAAGAAGTATAACAAACCAATTATATACGTCACCGAGAACGGTTGGTCAGAAAGCCCTAAAGATGGCTATTATATTGATAACGGCAGGGTCAAGTACTTCAGGGCCAAGTTGAACGATGCGTTGGACGCTTTGGAAGCCGGTGTGAACCTCCGAGGGTACATGGCATGGAGTTTGATGGACAACTTCGAATGGAATCGGGGTTATCT GGAACGTTTCGGCCTCTACGAAGTGAATTTCAAGAGCGATAACAGGGAACGGCGTCCGAGGAAATCTGCGTTCGTGTATAAACAGATCATCAAGACCAGAGTGGTGGACCCCAACTACGAACCTGACACCCGGACTATGTGGATTGATGATGGACATAATAACCCACCAACCCACTATAATAACCAGTATTTTTCGGGCCCTTTTTCAGTATACTTTCCATGA